The DNA segment CTTCGAAACCGTGCCCGACGCGATGTTCTCGCCCAATACCGGCAATTTGAATTCAACCGACATATCGGCCTCCTTTTGAAGTCCACGCTCCGGTACAATCATACCATCGGGAAGGCGTTGCCGTCACCGGAAATGCTCCTTTACATTGTCATCGGGTTCCCCTTTTCCGCGTCAATCTTCAAGTCGCGCACGGCCTTTACGGCCACGTCTTTTTCGATATCTCCGCGTTGCGCCAATGCCGTCAAGGCGGCCAGCGCGATGAAGCGCGCGTCCACTTCGAAGAATTCGCGCAACGCCGCGCGCGATTCGCTGCGTCCGAAACCGTCCGTGCCGAGCGTGACGAACGGACGCGGCATCCACTTGGCCACGCTGTCCGGCAGGATCTTCATGTAATCCGTCGCGGCGACGCACACGCCGGGGTCGCCGTCGAAGCAGGATGTCGCGTACGGCACGCGGGGCGTTTCGTCCGGATGCAACAGGTTCCAGCGTTCGCATTCCAGCGCATCTTGCCGAAGCGCCTTGTAACTGGTGGCGCTCCAGACGTCCACCGAAACGCCGTACTGTTCCTCCAGAATAACCTGCGCCTTGAGCGCCTCGTTCAGTATCGTCCCGCTGCCGATCACGTGTGCGCGGCGTTTGCCTTTCTTGGACGAATCACCGGGAAGGGAGGACGCCCTGAACTTGTACAACCCCCTGAGAATGCCCTCGCGGACGCCTTCCGGCATCGCCGGCATGGGATAGTTTTCATTCATGATCGTAATGTAATAAAACACATTTTCCCGCATTTGATACATGCGCCGGATGCCGTCCTGCACGATGACGGCCAATTCGTACGCCCATGCGGGATCATACGCGAGGAGGTTGGGCGGCGGCATCGCGAGCACATGGCTCTGTCCGTCCTGGTGCTGCAAGCCTTCGCCCGCGAGCGTTGTCCGGCCCGATGTCGCGCCGAGCAGGAACCCGCGGCAGCGCATGTCCGATGCGGCCCACACAAGGTCGCCGATCCGCTGCATGCCGAACATCGAATAAAAGGTGAAGAAGGGTATCGTGTTGATGCCATGCGTGGCGTAGGCCGTGCCCGCCGCGATGAACGACGACATCGAACCCGCTTCCGTAATGCCTTCCTCGAGGATCTGCCCGTCGCGCGCTTCCCGGTAATACAGCAGGTTGTCCGCGTCCACCGGTTCGTAGAGTTGGCCGGCATGGGCATAAATGCCCGCCTGCCGGAACAGCGCCTCCATGCCGAACGTCCGCGCCTCGTCGGGCACAATCGGCACGATCAGCCTGCCGAGTTCGGGATGATGCAGCAGTTTCGACAACATGCGGACAAATGCCATCGTCGTCGAAACCGGCCGCCCGCTCGTTCCCTGGAAAAACTCGTCGAAAAAGTCGTCTCCGGGCGAGGGCAGGGGTTCGCCTGATCGCCGGCGGCTGGGCAGGTATCCCCCCAATGCCGCGCGCCGTTCGCGCAGATACCGCATTTCGGGGCTGTCCTCCGGCGGACGGAAAAACGGCGCGAAGGCAACCGCTTCGTCATCTATCGGAATGTTGAAACGCGTCCGGAAATCGCGCAATTCGTCCTCGTTCAGTTTTTTCTGCTGATGCGTGATGTTGCGGCCTTCGCCGGCCTCGCCCAACCCGTAGCCCTTGACGGTTTTCGCGAGGATGACCGTTGGCGATCCGCGATGATTCACCGCCGCATGATAGGCCGCATACACCTTGCGGGGATCGTGTCCGCCGCGCGCCAAGCGGCGCAACTGCTCGTCCGAATAGTCTGCGACCAGTTCCAGCAGGCGGGGATCGGTCCCGAAGAAATGTTCGCGGATATACGCGCCGCTCTCGACGCTGTATTTCTGGAACTGGCCATCCACGGTTTCTTCCAGTCGCTTGAGGAGCAGCCCCTCGCGGTCTCGGGCAAATATGGGATCCCAGTCGCTGCTCCAGATTACTTTGATGACGTTCCACCCCGCGCCGCGAAAAACCGATTCAAGTTCCTGGATGATCTTGCCGTTTCCGCGAACCGGGCCGTCGAGCCGTTGCAAATTGCAGTTGACGACGAATATCAGGTTATCCAGATTTTCACGGGAAGCCAGCGTGATTGCGCCGAGCGACTCCGGCTCGTCTGTCTCTCCGTCGCCCAGAAAGGCCCAGACCTTGCCGCCCGTGTCCGCTTTCAGGCCGCGATCCTCAAGATATCGGTTGAACCGCGCCTGATAGATCGCCATGATCGGCCCCAATCCCATCGAAACGGTTGGAAATTCCCAGAAATCCGGCATGAGCCATGGGTGCGGATACGACGACAGCCCGCCGCCCGGTTTCAACTCGCGCCGGAAGTTCGACAATTGTTCAAGGCTCAACCGGCCTTCAAGGAATGCACGCGCATAGATGCCCGGAGCGGCA comes from the Candidatus Hydrogenedentota bacterium genome and includes:
- the aceE gene encoding pyruvate dehydrogenase (acetyl-transferring), homodimeric type; its protein translation is MNDWNGDQASLDREMREWIESFDAVAEQQGAARARALLQRLAAHARESLSYDNTVPNPAASPYINTIPPSEEPPVPGDRALERRIKNLIRWNAMAMVVRANREENGIGGHISSFASAATLYEVGFNHFFRGKDGSQGGDQIYFQGHAAPGIYARAFLEGRLSLEQLSNFRRELKPGGGLSSYPHPWLMPDFWEFPTVSMGLGPIMAIYQARFNRYLEDRGLKADTGGKVWAFLGDGETDEPESLGAITLASRENLDNLIFVVNCNLQRLDGPVRGNGKIIQELESVFRGAGWNVIKVIWSSDWDPIFARDREGLLLKRLEETVDGQFQKYSVESGAYIREHFFGTDPRLLELVADYSDEQLRRLARGGHDPRKVYAAYHAAVNHRGSPTVILAKTVKGYGLGEAGEGRNITHQQKKLNEDELRDFRTRFNIPIDDEAVAFAPFFRPPEDSPEMRYLRERRAALGGYLPSRRRSGEPLPSPGDDFFDEFFQGTSGRPVSTTMAFVRMLSKLLHHPELGRLIVPIVPDEARTFGMEALFRQAGIYAHAGQLYEPVDADNLLYYREARDGQILEEGITEAGSMSSFIAAGTAYATHGINTIPFFTFYSMFGMQRIGDLVWAASDMRCRGFLLGATSGRTTLAGEGLQHQDGQSHVLAMPPPNLLAYDPAWAYELAVIVQDGIRRMYQMRENVFYYITIMNENYPMPAMPEGVREGILRGLYKFRASSLPGDSSKKGKRRAHVIGSGTILNEALKAQVILEEQYGVSVDVWSATSYKALRQDALECERWNLLHPDETPRVPYATSCFDGDPGVCVAATDYMKILPDSVAKWMPRPFVTLGTDGFGRSESRAALREFFEVDARFIALAALTALAQRGDIEKDVAVKAVRDLKIDAEKGNPMTM